The following DNA comes from Maledivibacter sp..
TCGTAAAGACCATGATAATGATGGAATTTCAGATACAGAAGATGACGATGATGATAACGATGGAATTTCAGATGAAGAAGATGATTATCCAAAAGATCATGATAATGATGGAACAGATGATGCAAAGGATCCAGATGATGATAATGACGGAATAGATGATACAGGGGATGAATATCCAAATGATGATGACAATGATGGAATTCCAGATAAAGAAGATGAGTATCCAAAGGACCATGATAATGATGGAATAGAAGATGCAAAAGATCCAGATGATGACAATGATGGAATAAATGATGACGAAGATGAGCATCCAAAGGATCATGACAACGATGGAATAGATGATGCAAAAGACCCTGATGATGATAATGATGGAATTCCAGATGAAGAAGAATTTGAAATTGGAGGAAGTGTAGTAGATAATGAAAATAACCCAGTAAATAATGCACATGTTGTACTAAAACAAGGAAAACATGTAATAAGAGAAACAAATACAGATACAAATGGGAATTATCGCTTTACAGACCTTAAAAAAGGGGTATATAATCTTGTAATTACAAGGGGCGAGAAGACTGTCACTTCTTTAATTATCATTCAAAAGAGAAATGTGACAAAAAACGTATCTTTACCTAACACAAACAAAGACAGTATTCTAGAAGTAACGGGAGATGAAACCCCAGAAGTGGTTGTAGGTGGTTTAGATGAGGTTGCTGAAGGATCTTCAGAACCGAAAGTTGTTATTAAAATGACTGTAGAGAAAAAAGAGGAAAAGAAAGCACCAAATGCCGCTGATATCAAGAAGGTAGCAAATGGGAAACAATTAGATTTTCTGGATATGAAGGTAATAAAAACTATCAATGATACCAGTGAACTGCAATCAGAAGTAGGTAAAGTACTGGAAATTGTAATACCTTATGACTTTAAAGATAAATCAGATGTTAAGGTATATCGTTACCATGAAAAAGCCGTTAACACATTTATAAAGCGTGAAGCAAAACCAACAGCACCTTATTCAGATGGAACCTATTATTTAGATGAAGTAAACGGATTCATCTATGTGTACGCAAAAAAATTCTCTACCTATGCCATTGGGTATAAGACAGCAGGGAAAACTATTACCTTTAACGCAAACGGTGGAACTATCTCATCTACGAATATGTTCACAGGAACAGACGGAAAGCTTACCACACTACCAGCTCCAACTCGTAGCGGAGGTTATGACTTTGACGGTTGGTATACAAAGTTAAACGGTGGAACTAAGATCACAAAGGACACTGTGTTTACAGAAAACACCACTATATATGCCCACTGGACATATAGAAGCAGTTCTTCCAGTGGTGGTGGACATAGCTCCCATAAATACTATGATATTCCCCTTACTGTAAAGGGCGAAGGTACAATTACCCCTGACGGTGGTTCAGATCATATTTTACGAATTCGTAAAGGTAATGACCAGACCTTTACCATCAAAGCCAAAAAAGGCTATGAAATCTCAGATGTATTGGTTGATGGAAAATCCGTAGGTTCAGTCGATAAATACACGTTAAAAAATATAAGAAACGGCCATAGGATT
Coding sequences within:
- a CDS encoding S-layer homology domain-containing protein; its protein translation is RKDHDNDGISDTEDDDDDNDGISDEEDDYPKDHDNDGTDDAKDPDDDNDGIDDTGDEYPNDDDNDGIPDKEDEYPKDHDNDGIEDAKDPDDDNDGINDDEDEHPKDHDNDGIDDAKDPDDDNDGIPDEEEFEIGGSVVDNENNPVNNAHVVLKQGKHVIRETNTDTNGNYRFTDLKKGVYNLVITRGEKTVTSLIIIQKRNVTKNVSLPNTNKDSILEVTGDETPEVVVGGLDEVAEGSSEPKVVIKMTVEKKEEKKAPNAADIKKVANGKQLDFLDMKVIKTINDTSELQSEVGKVLEIVIPYDFKDKSDVKVYRYHEKAVNTFIKREAKPTAPYSDGTYYLDEVNGFIYVYAKKFSTYAIGYKTAGKTITFNANGGTISSTNMFTGTDGKLTTLPAPTRSGGYDFDGWYTKLNGGTKITKDTVFTENTTIYAHWTYRSSSSSGGGHSSHKYYDIPLTVKGEGTITPDGGSDHILRIRKGNDQTFTIKAKKGYEISDVLVDGKSVGSVDKYTLKNIRNGHRIKVLFKEETKEETNKEAVSKVEKPFTDVSEQDWFYDEVLMVHEKGIMSGTSDTKFSPYIGTSRAMIATILYRLENKPSYSKNNPFIDVLENEWYTDGIAWGAEHRIVKGYGEGIFKPDQIVTREELCAILSRYVKYKGLDLKQKSELTEFVDENQIADWAKETVRFTVKVELMHGNAQNQFQPKKQATRAEVATVICNLLRLLKY